In the Telopea speciosissima isolate NSW1024214 ecotype Mountain lineage chromosome 2, Tspe_v1, whole genome shotgun sequence genome, one interval contains:
- the LOC122650875 gene encoding secreted RxLR effector protein 161-like: MQNSNPSSTPIVMGNALSKSQCPQEGQEKLNVPYAQAIGSLMYAMLCTRPDLAYPVGLVSRYQSNSGSAHWEAVKRIMKYIKETKHLKLYFQAEKLEVIGYSNADFGGDRDDCKSTSGHEFIYGGAAVSWGS; encoded by the coding sequence ATGCAGAATAGCAATCCCTCATCAACTCCAATTGTTATGGGAAACGCTTTGTCGAAAAGCCAATGCCCTCAAGAAGGACAGGAAAAGTTAAATGTACCTTATGCTCAGGCAATAGGTAGTTTGATgtacgccatgttgtgtacACGACCGGATTTAGCTTATCCAGTCGGATTAGTAAGCAGATACCAAAGTAATTCCGGTTCTGCCCATTGGGAAGCAGTGAAGAGGATTATGAAGTACATCAAAGAAACTAAACACTTGAAATTATATTTTCAAGCAGAAAAACTTGAGGTCATTGGATACTCTAACGCTGACTTTGGAGGGGATAGAGATGACTGTAAATCCACCTCTGGACATGAGTTTATATATGGAGGTGCAGCTGTTTCTTGGGGCAGTTAG
- the LOC122650876 gene encoding uncharacterized protein LOC122650876, with translation MLQRDLITGLDHRHAPLLSLPSSPQYPHHHPPPSHRPAAPGTAPISEEAILDVDDAIEDEVQVSWANTLVGYILPGKPYRKQAVLEALPLAWNTRYPVVVSALSDHKYLFRFQHRNDVKNVLEEGPWSVSGNLLVLEQWRDDEDWSFKLTEFWIQISNLPIDLLSLEFAFQLTTQLGNPTVA, from the coding sequence ATGCTCCAAAGAGACCTAATCACAGGGCTCGACCACCGTCACGCCCCACTTCTCTCCCTACCTTCATCTCCACAGTACCCTCATCAccatccccccccctctcaccGGCCTGCTGCTCCAGGAACCGCACCAATATCAGAGGAAGCTATACTGGATGTGGATGACGCCATTGAAGATGAAGTCCAAGTATCCTGGGCCAATACTCTAGTTGGGTATATCCTGCCTGGGAAACCATATCGGAAGCAAGCTGTCTTGGAGGCTCTCCCCCTGGCCTGGAATACCAGGTACCCGGTTGTCGTCTCGGCCCTATCCGACCACAAGTACCTCTTCCGTTTTCAGCATAGGAATGACGTCAAGAATGTGCTTGAGGAAGGCCCATGGTCTGTCTCAGGTAATCTTTTGGTGCTAGAGCAGTGGAGAGACGATGAAGACTGGAGTTTCAAACTTACTGAGTTTTGGATACAGATCAGCAACCTTCCAATTGATCTATTATCGCTGGAGTTTGCCTTTCAACTCACCACTCAACTTGGAAACCCTACAGTGGCCTAA